A stretch of DNA from Bremerella alba:
TGCACCGCATCAATCATGAGGAGGGAACCATTGAACTTGACGGCCAGACATACGCCCTACGCGATAACAACTTCCCAACGGTCAACCCAGATAATCCCTATCAACTGAGCGAGGAGGAATCGGCCTGCCTCTCGCGTTTGAAGCATTCATTTCTGAATAGCCAAAAACTGCGGGAACAGATGCGATTTATGGTAGGTCATGGCTCGATGTACCTAAAACGAGATGAGTGCCTGATCTTCCATGGCTGCGTACCGGTCGATGCTGAAGGCAACTTTCTGCCGATCACCATCGACCAGAAGTCTGTCTCAGGACGAGCCATGTTCGAGGAAATCGAAACCATCGTTCGTCGTGCTGTTGTTAACTCGGAACAAGCCGATTTAGATTTCCTGTGGTACCTTTGGAGCGGCCCGAGTTCACCTTTGTTCGGAAAAGACCGAATCGCGACTCTGGAACGCGACTTTATTGCAGACAAACGATCACATAACGAGACGAAGAACACTTATTTCACGCTTATCCACGAATCGGATTTTTGCGACAAGATACTCAAGGAATTTGGCATGGAGGCCGACAGGAGCTTGATCGTCAATGGCCATGTTCCAGTCAAAGTCGAAGCCGGTGAATCCCCCCTAAAACGAAGCGGTAAGGCTATTACGATAGACGGAGCGTTCTCCGAAGCATACGGTGACTATGGTTATACGCTGGTACTGGAAACGGACCGCATTGTCCTGGCCCAACATTCTCACTTTGAATCCGTAGAAGCAGCCATTCGGGATGGGGTTGATATCATCCCCAAAGTTCAAAACATTCGCGTTTTTGATTCACCTCGGCGTACCCGCGATACGGAACGCGGTCAACGAATTGGTTTTCGAATCGAAATGTTAGAACGTCTGATCGAAGCCTATCAAGAGAATCGCTTACACGAGCGCCCCGTTGCTACGACCCCTTGAGTTCGCATGCGAAGCTACATCCGTGCTGGGGGGGCCTCAAACTAAGGAAGTTTCGCGACTCTGCCAGACTTCCGATCCAAGTCCCGTCCAGAGCCGCAAGAAGCTCCACCAAGGACACTCATCAGTTGGAGCTTCCGCCCGCGTCGAGATCTGTGTTTGTGCGATAGAGAAAAGCGTCGGACGTAAGCAGCGATGTCAGCATCGCTTTCATGCTCCCTCCGTTTTCTTTATAAGCCCGATATGCATCCTGAAGAACAGGCCGGTCGTTGAGTGTCTCGTTACGTCCCATCCAAAACCGAAATGCGTGGCGAACGAATACCTGCTCGGTACGCTCGCTTTGTGCGATCTTATTGATCATCTCGATCACGTTGGCAACCTCACCGTCCAAATCAGGATCTCCGGAATCAATGATCTCGCCAGAAGTGTCGACCGGTTTCTCAAGCTCTGTCTCTCGGAAGATCCCGGCGTGATTGTACATCTCGAAGGGCAAGCCCAATGGGTCCATCTTCTTATGGCATGTCCAGCAGTATGACTCTTGAGTCACCCGCATCCGCTCACGCAGGGTGTTACGAGGTTCATCCGGCAACATGGCGTCTACGGTGATGGGAACATCAGGAATGCCACCACCGAGCAGGCGTTCGTACACCCATCGCCCACGGCGAATGGCGTGATTGTCCATGGCATCAGAGTGAGAGACGAGCCAACTAGGGTGCGTCAGGATGCCAAGACGCTGCCCCTCAGGCACGGTAGCCAATACACGCTCTGGTTTCATGGACCCGCTGCCGAAGCTCCGCGGCCCCACGCGAGCGTGCAACGGCTCGCCCGTTAGATTCGCTTCCTTGACCTTGTGATTCACCCGATTTCGCTTGCTTGTCAGCGTCCTTGGTGGATCTTCTCCGGGATTCGCTTTCCGCCAGGCATCGATTTCAGCTTTGAACTGCTTATTCCATTCGGCGGCCGCCCTGGCTGTTTCCTTTTGAGTCCGTCGCTTACCAAAAAATTGATTGTCACCCTTCGTCGCAGCAACCTTGTCCGTAGTCAGCAATCGCTTAAGGACTTCCCTGTCATCCGCGAGAATCAATTCGATCAAGCGATCGGTACTCGCGGTCGCATCGAACATAGAGCGATAGTACCCATCTCCGGTTTTAGCTCCTGTATCCGCAAGGGCCTTGGTGTCTTTGCAGATGTAGCCGCCAAGGTCATAGTCAAAGTAGTCGCGGAAGAACTGTAAAATGCGTGGTTTTCGAATGCTGTCGTCGTCCAACATCCGCTCGACTTCTCGTTTAACGTCAGCCTTGGTCCTCATACGCCCTTCGGCGATTGCATCACGCATTGGTTCATCAGGCGGGAGGTAACGAAACGCATGATTGACCGCTAAACCGAGTTCCCAGTCTCTGAGCATCACGCGCCCGTAACGATCAGGCTGGCCTCCAGCGGCAAGTTCCGTCCGAAACAACGAGTCGCGATCAAGGAAGATTGAAGATAAACCAAGAACGGCTCCGTCTTCCTTGCCAAGCTTGTCGATAGACTGCTGAACAATCGCGAGATAGGCGTCAGACTCGTGGGGCGTTGGCGGGCGAAACGTGAGTGCCTCGAAAAGGTAATTGACGGCCCGACGCACGCTGGCTTCGTCGGTGCCCTCCTCCTTCATCAATTCATACACCGGCGTCAGTGGACGCACAACCTTGGTACTGTAGACAATCGAAGTAGGCAGGCCGCGAAGGTCTCCCTGCATCTTATCTCGAATTGAGTTCGGATCATCCGTAATTTGATATGGTTCGGCGATACTCAGGGGACCGTAGGCCATGTAGCGAATGATGTTGTCGGCGATGCTGATGATCTGAATCGCTTCGGCACT
This window harbors:
- a CDS encoding DUF1588 domain-containing protein; this translates as MSKLAFAWFGMLWCGLIAVANAETYTPGQRVEKDFRSFAKPLLTTYCGDCHGEKDPDANEGNFSLHDLGVVDDLNAEAWNTVWAQVTLKQMPPKDMTQLEVVERLQLSDWIVQELTHVLKDKGGFQAHLDPGKGNFIDHDLLFGPLPDDIQLRPASSPARIWRVTPQEHITRLNELINSEPEFNPSKPGLRAHGDAVPTNHGGELKLYFGIDRIIKWQGGTVAYATAVKSVPAVLSSARDHGLKNYPHFQTVNSAEAIQIISIADNIIRYMAYGPLSIAEPYQITDDPNSIRDKMQGDLRGLPTSIVYSTKVVRPLTPVYELMKEEGTDEASVRRAVNYLFEALTFRPPTPHESDAYLAIVQQSIDKLGKEDGAVLGLSSIFLDRDSLFRTELAAGGQPDRYGRVMLRDWELGLAVNHAFRYLPPDEPMRDAIAEGRMRTKADVKREVERMLDDDSIRKPRILQFFRDYFDYDLGGYICKDTKALADTGAKTGDGYYRSMFDATASTDRLIELILADDREVLKRLLTTDKVAATKGDNQFFGKRRTQKETARAAAEWNKQFKAEIDAWRKANPGEDPPRTLTSKRNRVNHKVKEANLTGEPLHARVGPRSFGSGSMKPERVLATVPEGQRLGILTHPSWLVSHSDAMDNHAIRRGRWVYERLLGGGIPDVPITVDAMLPDEPRNTLRERMRVTQESYCWTCHKKMDPLGLPFEMYNHAGIFRETELEKPVDTSGEIIDSGDPDLDGEVANVIEMINKIAQSERTEQVFVRHAFRFWMGRNETLNDRPVLQDAYRAYKENGGSMKAMLTSLLTSDAFLYRTNTDLDAGGSSN